Proteins encoded together in one Carya illinoinensis cultivar Pawnee chromosome 3, C.illinoinensisPawnee_v1, whole genome shotgun sequence window:
- the LOC122302821 gene encoding uncharacterized protein LOC122302821, giving the protein MPNWELKNCCKHDQVVFLACSGVFTLVILALWRTVLLTPFKLITVFLHEASHAIVCILTCGKVEGMEVHANEGGVTQTRGGIYWLILPAGYLGSSFWGLVLILASTHIMTARIAAGCLALALLVVLFVAKNWTLRGLCIGFIIFLAVIWILQEKTTVRILRYVILFIGVMNSLFSVYDIYDDLISRRVHSSDAEKFAEVCPCPCNGFGWGVIWGMISFIFLCGSMYLGLVILS; this is encoded by the exons ATGCCGAACTGGGAGCTCAAGAATTGTTGCAAGCATGATCAGGTCGTTTTCTTGGCCTGCAGCGGTGTGTTTACCCTTGTAATCCTCGCG CTTTGGAGGACAGTACTATTGACACCTTTTAAGCTCATCACCGTGTTCCTGCATGAAGCAAGTCATGCAATTGTTTGCATACTAACGTGTGGCAAG GTAGAGGGAATGGAGGTTCATGCAAATGAGGGTGGGGTAACACAAACTCGTGGTGGGATTTACTGGCTGATCTTGCCTGCTGGAT ATCTTGGTTCGTCATTTTGGGGATTGGTCTTGATACTTGCATCTACACATATCATGACCGCAAGAATTGCTGCTGGTTGTCTTGCGCTTGCTCTGTTGGTTGTGCTCTTTGTTGCTAAAAAT TGGACACTTCGAGGACTTTGTATTG GATTCATTATTTTCCTTGCTGTAATATGGATTCTGCAAGAAAAAACAACTGTCCGTATTCTTCGCTACGTCATTCTCTTCATTG GAGTGATGAACAGTTTGTTTTCAGTTTACG ATATTTATGATGATCTAATATCTCGAAGAGTTCACTCCAGCGATGCTGAGAAGTTTGCAGAAGTTTGCCCCTGCCCTTGTAATGGGTTTGGATGGGGAGTAATTTG GGGAATGAtatcatttatatttctttGTGGATCCATGTATCTTGGACTCGTAATCTTGTCTTGA
- the LOC122302426 gene encoding protein FAR1-RELATED SEQUENCE 5-like, giving the protein MTYYKQYAKSIEFEVMTRRTEKGDDGTVRYATLGCAQGGKARNRTLNVARPCPTGKTECKAKINILKVDGKFQLTTVNNIHNYGLSPKKFRFFRCSREVSDSVKRVLDTNDLIGIRMNKSFGSLVVGAGSFENLPFFEKDCRNYIDKARYLRLGAGGAGALQEYFLRMQYKNHGFFASMDLDDNGRLKNVFWADPRSRAAYEDFGDMVTFDTTYLMNRYGMPFAPFVGINHHGQSILVGAGLISSEDTATFV; this is encoded by the coding sequence ATGACTTATTATAAGCAGTATGCTAAGAGTATTGAATTTGAGGTGATGACAAGAAGGACTGAGAAGGGAGATGATGGGACTGTCAGATATGCCACCCTCGGTTGTGCCCAAGGTGGGAAGGCCCGTAATAGGACGTTGAATGTCGCCAGGCCATGTCCAACAGGAAAGACGGAGTGTAAGGCAAAGATTAATATCTTAAAAGTTGACGGAAAGTTTCAGTTGACAACGGTTAATAACATTCATAACTACGGCCTTAGTCCAAAAAAATTCCGCTTCTTTCGATGTAGTCGAGAAGTTAGTGATTCCGTAAAAAGAGTCTTAGATACAAATGATCTGATTGGTATCCGAATGAATAAGAGTTTTGGATCTCTTGTCGTTGGCGCGGGAAGTTTTGAAAACCTCCCgttttttgaaaaagattgtcGGAATTACATCGATAAGGCAAGATATTTAAGGCTTGGCGCTGGTGGTGCTGGAGCACTTCAGGAATATTTTTTACGGATGCAATACAAGAATCATGGGTTCTTTGCGTCGATGGATCTAGATGATAACGGGAGGTTGAAGAATGTCTTCTGGGCAGACCCTCGTAGTAGGGCAGCCTATGAAGATTTTGGTGACATGGTtacattcgacaccacatatTTGATGAACAGATATgggatgccatttgcaccatttgttggtataAACCACCATGGCCAGTCAATTCTTGTGGGAGCAGGATTGATATCCAGTGAGGATACGGCAACGTTTGTGTGA
- the LOC122305591 gene encoding late embryogenesis abundant protein At1g64065-like: MAEKVNQQVYPSAPTNKQPSKDEESANSLFDQELRQKKRIKLGIYIAVFVVFQVIVIVAFSLTVMRVKTPKVRLGTVMLQDVKTGNQTSPSFDISFTTQVRIKNTNFGPYKYESTNVTFTYQGVTVGQVSIPKGKAGLCSTKKVNVAVSVNSNALPISTTSTTLGSELGAEVLTLNSHAKLSGKVELMFVMKKKKATEMNCTMPIDLSTKTVQLNCD; the protein is encoded by the coding sequence atggcaGAGAAAGTGAACCAGCAGGTGTACCCCTCGGCACCAACAAATAAGCAGCCAAGCAAAGACGAAGAATCAGCCAATTCACTATTCGATCAGGAGCTCCGACAGAAGAAAAGGATCAAGTTGGGCATATATATTGCTGTGTTTGTTGTGTTTCAGGTCATAGTTATTGTGGCGTTTTCACTTACTGTGATGCGTGTGAAGACCCCCAAGGTCAGGTTGGGCACGGTCATGCTGCAAGACGTGAAGACTGGAAACCAAACATCCCCTTCTTTTGACATAAGTTTCACGACCCAAGTAAGGATCAAGAACACGAACTTTGGCCCCTACAAATACGAGAGCACCAATGTCACGTTCACTTACCAGGGCGTGACGGTAGGGCAAGTCAGTATTCCCAAAGGTAAAGCTGGGCTCTGTTCGACTAAAAAAGTTAATGTTGCTGTGAGTGTGAATTCAAATGCCCTGCCAATTAGCACCACTTCGACTACTCTTGGAAGTGAATTGGGTGCGGAGGTGTTGACTCTGAACAGCCATGCAAAACTCAGTGGGAAAGTGGAATTGATGTttgtgatgaagaagaagaaggccaCCGAAATGAACTGCACCATGCCTATCGATTTGTCAACAAAGACTGTCCAATTGAATTGCGACTGA
- the LOC122302819 gene encoding late embryogenesis abundant protein At1g64065-like, protein MAEKVNQQVYPSAPTNKQPSRDEESATSLSDQELRKKKRIKLGIYIAVFVVFQVIVITAFSLTVMRVKTPKVRLGTVKLQDVKTGNQTSPSFDISFTTQVRIKNTNFGPYKYESTNVTFTYQGVTVGQVSIPKGKAGFRSTKKVTVTVSVNSNALPISTTSTSLKSELGVEVLTLKSHAKLSGKVELMFVMKKKKAAEMNCTMPIALLTKAVQLNCD, encoded by the coding sequence atggCAGAGAAAGTGAACCAGCAGGTGTACCCCTCGGCACCAACAAATAAGCAGCCAAGTAGAGACGAAGAATCAGCCACTTCACTATCCGATCAGGAGCTCCGAAAGAAGAAAAGGATCAAGTTGGGCATATATATTGCTGTGTTTGTTGTGTTTCAGGTCATAGTTATCACAGCGTTTTCACTTACTGTGATGCGTGTGAAGACCCCCAAGGTCAGGTTGGGCACGGTCAAGCTGCAAGACGTGAAGACTGGCAACCAAACATCCCCTTCTTTTGACATAAGTTTCACGACCCAAGTAAGGATCAAGAACACGAACTTTGGCCCCTACAAATATGAGAGCACCAATGTCACGTTCACTTACCAGGGCGTGACAGTAGGGCAAGTCAGTATTCCCAAAGGTAAAGCTGGGTTCCGTTCCACTAAAAAAGTTACTGTTACTGTGAGTGTGAATTCAAATGCCTTGCCAATTAGCACCACTTCGACTTCTCTTAAAAGTGAATTGGGTGTGGAGGTGTTGACTCTGAAAAGCCATGCAAAACTCAGTGGGAAAGTGGAATTGATGTttgtgatgaagaagaagaaggccgCCGAAATGAACTGCACCATGCCTATCGCTTTGTTAACAAAGGCTGTCCAATTGAATTGCGACTGA